In Penaeus monodon isolate SGIC_2016 chromosome 41, NSTDA_Pmon_1, whole genome shotgun sequence, a single genomic region encodes these proteins:
- the LOC119598469 gene encoding LOW QUALITY PROTEIN: serine/threonine-protein kinase ATG1t-like (The sequence of the model RefSeq protein was modified relative to this genomic sequence to represent the inferred CDS: substituted 1 base at 1 genomic stop codon): MTRTHVSSYEGSLLGMGAYGTAFRIRYEGRDAVVKMARSRKYAPLFWEEVQILVDLKGLGGAPRLLTKCCDYPGFVMEFCAGKTLTAMIKDAAPVGTLLRGIHDLALKVQEIHQAGYAHNDLKPDNVILETSGDGAVRARLIDLGLCTRLGVSPGFXGEPKAHSHVAPELLQMGIATVESDTFSLGVILCVVLRTYVSSLPDDFELLHLARVMVCPDPHWRPRFRLCLDVLADAPRRE, translated from the coding sequence atgacacgcacgcacgtgtcTTCATACGAGGGAAGCCTCCTGGGCATGGGCGCCTACGGCACGGCCTTCAGGATACGCTACGAGGGCAGAGACGCCGTGGTCAAGATGGCCAGGTCAAGGAAGTACGCCCCGCTGTTCTGGGAGGAGGTGCAGATCTTGGTGGATCTGAAGGGCCTCGGGGGGGCGCCCCGACTCCTGACCAAATGCTGTGACTATCCGGGATTCGTGATGGAATTCTGCGCCGGGAAAACCCTCACGGCCATGATCAAGGACGCGGCCCCCGTCGGCACCCTCCTGCGGGGGATCCACGACCTGGCGCTGAAGGTCCAGGAGATCCACCAGGCGGGCTACGCCCACAACGACCTCAAGCCGGACAACGTTATCCTGGAGACAAGCGGCGACGGCGCCGTCCGGGCGCGATTGATTGACCTCGGCCTCTGCACGCGCCTCGGCGTGAGCCCCGGCTTCTAGGGGGAGCCCAAGGCCCACAGCCACGTGGCGCCCGAGCTCCTCCAGATGGGCATAGCCACCGTCGAGTCGGATACCTTCTCCCTCGGCGTTATCCTGTGCGTGGTCCTGAGGACGTACGTCAGCTCCCTCCCCGACGACTTCGAGCTGCTGCACCTGGCGCGGGTCATGGTCTGCCCCGACCCGCACTGGCGGCCGCGCTTCCGCTTGTGCCTCGACGTCCTGGCCGACGCCCCGCGGCGGGAGTGA